In a single window of the Subtercola sp. PAMC28395 genome:
- a CDS encoding SURF1 family protein has translation MTIFSVMRRPKWIRALVYALLLAAVFALLGQWQLSRAVTSNGPDPRATTESVTPLTQVATAGQPVFEAQDGQMVSVTGSLVAPDFSIVSSRLNGGVQGYWVVGRFDLSESQVGTLTSVAVALGWSADRSRAESVAAGLNSTPTFAPQQLIGRYVGTDGPDVTAAQGKTAADFVPSTMAISALINQWSGFPETASVFGGYVVAQTPVDSLAAIDSPVPVRTTEINWLNIFYAIEWVIFAAFAIFFWYRLVKDAWEREVEEAELETQSELERYN, from the coding sequence TTGACCATCTTCAGCGTGATGCGAAGGCCGAAGTGGATTCGCGCTCTCGTCTACGCCCTGCTGCTCGCCGCAGTGTTCGCGCTTCTCGGCCAATGGCAGCTCAGCCGGGCCGTCACATCGAACGGGCCTGACCCGCGGGCGACGACAGAGTCGGTGACCCCGCTCACCCAGGTGGCGACAGCGGGCCAGCCCGTCTTCGAGGCGCAGGATGGCCAGATGGTGTCGGTCACGGGCTCGCTGGTCGCGCCCGATTTCAGCATCGTCTCGTCGAGGTTGAACGGCGGCGTCCAGGGGTACTGGGTCGTGGGTCGTTTCGACCTCAGCGAATCGCAGGTGGGCACTCTCACCAGCGTTGCTGTGGCACTCGGATGGTCGGCAGACCGGTCCCGGGCCGAATCCGTCGCTGCTGGGCTCAACTCCACGCCGACGTTCGCGCCGCAGCAGCTCATCGGCCGCTATGTCGGTACCGATGGCCCCGATGTCACTGCCGCACAGGGTAAGACGGCGGCAGATTTCGTTCCGTCGACGATGGCGATCTCTGCGCTCATCAACCAGTGGAGCGGCTTCCCCGAGACGGCAAGCGTCTTCGGCGGATACGTCGTGGCCCAGACCCCCGTCGACTCGCTCGCCGCGATCGACTCTCCCGTGCCCGTGCGAACCACCGAGATCAACTGGCTGAACATCTTCTACGCCATCGAGTGGGTCATCTTCGCCGCGTTCGCGATCTTCTTCTGGTACCGCCTGGTGAAAGACGCATGGGAGCGCGAAGTCGAAGAGGCCGAACTCGAAACCCAGTCTGAACTCGAAAGGTACAATTAG
- a CDS encoding cation:proton antiporter yields MQIAIAATQAGDTTHLGGDLLVLGILFVIAYILGRLGKAVGLPAIPIYMVVGLLASPNFHIFPLDFIHNDYIALIAVFGLIMLLFSLGLEFDQDEFFGNAGKLIISGGSYIAVNMIAGFAFGFLVGWGTREALVIAGITATSSSAIVTKLLIELNRLANPETPMILGVTVVEDIFIAIYLAIVSVVLSGETAVWPVVAKLGIAFLFLVVMFAVARFGGKWVSRLFRTKDDELFTILFFGLAIMFGGLGEILGVTDAIGAFLIGLVLGASRYRNKIEHIAIPLRDVFGAFFFLNFGLGLNPAQFPEVIWPVLGAVAMTMILNILAGQFVARLNGLGVQAGINATVILQNRGEFALILATLALAAGLDERIQAFAGLYVLVMAVAGPILAANSEKIGGALLQTKKKKRDSQNPVAAEGADRPRIVDPMILEQIALVEAATATLEPGENPATKEYVDRVVEQASNQSDLHSRADHPNWPFGSHPPERESRPEKDDEY; encoded by the coding sequence GTGGGCCTGCCTGCGATCCCGATCTACATGGTCGTCGGTCTGCTGGCCAGCCCGAACTTCCACATCTTTCCGCTCGACTTCATCCACAACGACTACATCGCCCTGATCGCCGTCTTCGGGCTGATCATGCTGCTGTTCAGCCTGGGCCTGGAGTTCGACCAGGACGAGTTCTTCGGCAATGCCGGAAAGTTGATCATCTCCGGTGGCTCGTACATCGCCGTCAACATGATCGCCGGGTTCGCCTTCGGTTTCCTGGTGGGGTGGGGAACCAGGGAGGCGCTGGTCATCGCCGGCATCACCGCCACGTCGTCGAGCGCGATCGTCACCAAGCTCCTCATCGAGCTCAACCGGCTGGCAAACCCGGAGACGCCGATGATCCTGGGTGTCACGGTCGTCGAAGACATCTTCATCGCCATCTACCTGGCCATCGTCTCCGTCGTGCTGAGTGGTGAGACCGCCGTCTGGCCCGTTGTGGCGAAGCTCGGCATTGCGTTCCTCTTCCTGGTGGTGATGTTCGCTGTCGCGCGCTTCGGCGGCAAGTGGGTATCGCGACTCTTCCGCACAAAAGACGACGAACTGTTCACCATCCTGTTCTTCGGGCTGGCGATCATGTTCGGTGGACTCGGTGAGATCCTCGGCGTCACCGACGCGATCGGCGCGTTCCTCATCGGGCTCGTGCTCGGAGCCAGCCGGTACCGCAACAAGATCGAGCACATCGCCATTCCGCTGCGCGACGTGTTCGGTGCATTCTTCTTCCTGAATTTCGGGCTGGGTCTGAACCCCGCCCAGTTCCCCGAGGTCATCTGGCCCGTGTTGGGTGCCGTCGCGATGACCATGATCCTGAACATCCTGGCCGGCCAATTCGTGGCCAGGCTCAACGGGCTCGGTGTTCAAGCGGGAATCAATGCCACGGTCATCCTGCAGAACCGAGGTGAATTCGCCCTCATTCTCGCGACTCTCGCCCTTGCAGCCGGCCTCGACGAGCGAATCCAGGCCTTTGCCGGCCTGTACGTGCTCGTGATGGCTGTCGCCGGGCCGATTCTGGCCGCCAACTCTGAGAAGATCGGCGGTGCTCTCCTTCAGACGAAGAAGAAGAAGCGTGATTCGCAGAATCCCGTTGCAGCAGAAGGCGCGGATCGCCCGCGAATCGTCGACCCCATGATCCTCGAGCAGATCGCGCTCGTCGAAGCTGCGACGGCGACGCTCGAGCCGGGCGAGAACCCAGCTACCAAGGAGTATGTTGATCGGGTCGTCGAGCAGGCGAGCAACCAATCCGATCTTCACAGCAGAGCCGATCATCCGAACTGGCCCTTTGGCTCTCACCCGCCAGAGCGCGAGTCCAGGCCCGAGAAAGACGACGAGTATTGA